A stretch of the Lineus longissimus chromosome 10, tnLinLong1.2, whole genome shotgun sequence genome encodes the following:
- the LOC135494522 gene encoding run domain Beclin-1-interacting and cysteine-rich domain-containing protein-like, whose protein sequence is MADLDEVGRKRQERHNLLIALKETVEGILAIGSTNVWSTYGGLSRLCRGVENILIHRLRKIKGSDAVCLDYWSYVRGLRWLNPVLAPTIERISRMAKNDPDDLTCGQLWIRQCLLDHSLSIQLTILVENTQHLEEHYTHDAFLCSKEYYGAMLICLQAVEQNKAALLAEINPSLLKLKQKKISHVRSASLPVNKPSTPAIMIRRKSSLDPLAPSFTSPKRDENFLSTSDEHARPTSRGSSPEDGKITAKSQLLSVLEKSGDIAEIETTNDELNWNVDRGQDPLLNIEVSKTKKLVPERRKLSIDESREFGYEKRYRRSSSVRSDGKNSELLDKILNNDSDITEESDSSDDVTKQNGRLSVSTSRTNLLRCNYSSSSLINSERGRGSQDSLDVDLEDIGNQKGNDSDITKSHRHKMESAIAKKKSKKTHKRSKSDHLLGQAIGSPPHSQEAVDIDGTHGLSSSLPLKIVGDDDTYFPRPRQGQSLRSFLASQDFHTCAELDKENAHFSISEALIAAIEQMKWNHVIKPHVVSDIDEGDSDDDEIRELQQRIRIRRREKLREKARVLPSSDGRTDTTTSTSPSVNQDAMAWTDSMDSSELEEQDIDIHVDDRASPTTNLTALKDTGLSLSLGSLYSEAELQKTAANKPVYVENKPLGSSFESSCVSAAELVAINLLKKFSDNQLPKASDLEWLVSETDVPQALLPLPDSFPISPDDGERELTTKTRIRGNLEWAPPRAQIIFNIHPPPKRKVLLAKQNYRCTGCGTKVDQGYTKRLRYCEYLGKFFCQCCHSNTIFFIPGRILRKWDFSKYTVSNFSHDLLTKMYADPLFNISDINSALYRKVRALEMIRECRVQLYHIYLFIKTCRLASGILNDLHRLPSHWISEPELYSLSDLVKVKNSEILPHLRNLVTDSVCHISGCQLCQAKGFICELCNNETDVIFPFELNRVAQCRVCGACYHGSCFVPENCPKCARIQLRRKRLSVVALSSPEESEPDSPQHAVVEPKKS, encoded by the exons atggccgacctTGATGAAGTTGGTCGAAAAAG ACAAGAAAGACACAATCTGCTGATAGCACTTAAGGAAACTGTGGAAGGTATCTTGGCCATTGGGAGTACAAATGTATGGAGTACGTATGGAGGTTTATCCCGGCTGTGTCGGGGTGTAGAGAATATACTCATTCACAGACTTCGAAAGATCAAG GGTTCTGATGCTGTATGCCTCGACTATTGGAGTTATGTCAGAGGTCTCCGTTGGTTGAACCCGGTCCTTGCCCCGACGATAGAACGGATAAGCCGCATGGCCAAAAATGATCCGGATGACTTGACTTGTGGGCAGCTGTGGATTAGGCAGTGTTTGCTGGATCATAGTTTGTCAATTCAACTCACGATTCTTGTGGAAAATACGCAGCACTTGGAGGAACATTACACGC ATGATGCCTTCCTCTGCAGTAAGGAGTATTATGGAGCCATGTTGATCTGCCTGCAAGCAGTTGAACAAAACAAAGCAGCACTTTTGGCAGAAATCAACCCAAGCCTG ttaaaactCAAACAGAAGAAGATCTCACACGTGCGAAGTGCCTCCCTTCCCGTGAACAAACCGTCAACGCCCGCCATTATGATTCGACGGAAGAGCTCCCTCGACCCTCTGGCGCCATCTTTTACATCACCGAAGAGAGATGAGAACTTTCTGTCGACATCGGATGAACATGCAAGGCCGACGAGTAGAG gttCGAGTCCTGAGGATGGGAAAATAACAGCCAAGTCGCAACTTCTCTCCGTCCTTGAAAAATCAGGTGATATTGCTGAAATAGAGACAACCAACGACGAGCTAAACTGGAATGTAGATCGGGGTCAGGACCCGCTGCTCAACATTGAAGTGTCAAAGACAAAAAAATTGGTGCCAGAACGTAGAAAATTATCCATCGACGAGTCACGGGAGTTTGGGTATGAAAAACGTTACAGACGGTCATCATCTGTTCGGTCGGACGGAAAAAATTCAGAGTTACTCGATAAAATTTTGAACaatgatagtgatattacaGAAGAGAGTGACAGTAGTGATGATGTCActaaacaaaatggccgcctatCTGTGTCAACAAGTCGGACAAACCTCCTAAGGTGTAATTATTCTTCAAGTTCGTTGATTAATTCAGAACGTGGCAGAGGAAGTCAGGATTCGTTAGATGTAGATTTGGAGGATATAGGAAATCAAAAAGGAAACGACTCAGATATTACGAAATCGCATCGACATAAAATGGAATCGGCAATTGCGAAAAAGAAATCGAAAAAGACCCATAAACGTTCCAAATCAGATCACTTGCTAGGGCAGGCTATTGGGTCCCCCCCGCACTCACAAGAGGCGGTCGATATTGATGGTACGCACGGGTTGTCGAGTTCGCTACCACTTAAAATCGTCGGCGATGACGACACGTATTTCCCGCGGCCACGGCAAGGACAATCGCTGCGAAGTTTTCTGGCTTCTCAGGACTTTCACACTTGTGCTGAGCTTGATAAG GAAAATGCCCATTTCAGTATATCAGAAGCTCTGATAGCAGCCATTGAACAGATGAAATGGAATCATGTGATCAAACCCCATGTCGTATCAGATATTGACGAGGGCGACTCGGACGATGATGAGATTCGAGAGCTGCAACAACGAATACGAATTCGCCGACGGGAGAAATTGAGAGAG AAAGCAAGGGTGCTACCATCAAGTGATGGAAGAACTGACA CCACGACCAGCACTTCCCCGAGTGTGAACCAAGACGCCATGGCCTGGACAGATTCTATGGACTCCAGCGAGCTTGAAGAGCAAGATATTGACATCCACGTCGATGACCGGGCCAGCCCCACCACGAACCTGACTGCTCTCAAGGACACAGGGTTATCTCTGTCGCTCGGGTCGCTCTACTCGGAGGCTGAACTACAGAAAACTGCTGCAAATAAACCTGTTTATGTGGAGAATAAACCTTTAGG CTCAAGTTTCGAGTCTTCCTGCGTGTCTGCTGCAGAACTTGTTGCCATAAACTTGCTGAAGAAGTTTAGCGATAACCAACTTCCAAAAGCGTCCGACTTGGAGTGGTTAGTGTCCGAGACCGACGTACCTCAGGCA TTGTTGCCCCTCCCAGACTCTTTTCCGATCTCGCCTGATGATGGTGAACGCGAGCTCACCACAAAG ACGAGAATCCGAGGTAACCTGGAGTGGGCCCCACCGCGAGCACAGATAATCTTCAACATACATCCACCTCCAAA ACGAAAGGTGTTATTGGCTAAACAGAACTATAGGTGTACAGGGTGTGGCACAAAAGTTGATCAAG GTTACACGAAAAGACTCCGCTACTGTGAATACCTCGGGAAATTCTTCTGTCAATGTTGCCATTCGAACACAATATTCTTCATCCCTGGGAGAATACTTCGGAAATGGGACTTTTCAAAATACACCGTGTCGAACTTTTCACATGACCTCCTGACAAAAATGTACGCTGATCCGTTATTCAATATATCGGACATTAATTCGGCCCTATACCGGAAAGTGCGTGCTTTGGAGATGATTCGGGAATGCCGTGTTCAACTTTATCACATATATTTGTTTATAAAGACTTGTCGATTAGCTTCAGG TATTCTGAATGATCTCCATCGCCTGCCCTCCCATTGGATCTCCGAACCTGAGCTCTACTCCCTCTCGGACCTCGTCAAAGTCAAGAACTCTGAGATTCTACCCCACCTCAGGAACCTTGTGACCGATTCCGTCTGCCATATAAGTGGATGTCAA CTGTGCCAAGCGAAAGGTTTCATCTGCGAGTTATGCAACAATGAAACTGATGTGATATTTCCCTTTGAACTCAACCGAGTTGCCCAGTGCCGAG TTTGTGGTGCTTGTTACCATGGTAGCTGTTTCGTACCGGAGAATTGTCCAAAATGTGCAAGAATCCAACTCCGTCGGAAGCGATTGTCTGTTGTTGCTCTGTCTTCACCCGAAGAGAGCGAACCAGACTCCCCACAACATGCTGTTGTTGAACCGAAGAAAAGCTGA
- the LOC135494523 gene encoding uncharacterized protein LOC135494523, with product MATDENAESPNIKGRVRLTTANSWKYFADPTNKWLVIESDPYCVTKVRCRICAKYHEELKSFRNFSSSFVTGVTGQNIKKDNVLKHQKSEQHVRAMMMEHWNKPSDGLEVPSRMDRLNAAVGTGLKGQQPTFIQSTGAADAVKVKVEVTDKHASRGDGMDQQMLVQEMDEARSDMKEAPPSNDENELKVTEQRLIELTYMMAREEIDFNKFPAIVELEKHHQVELGTDASQESFEQLTKCIGEVFRKDLKQELLDLNDFSILIDRVHEFDGFEDVLLVYILFVDAKTGKLEIRFLKLVPVGDGSSENILLALRGILEDFEITSRFDKLIGLGYDGIDASFDLRNETLAFFRGHVSWLVGGSGYSHRLEESVKEMLSGQKMAEVIEVLILMKRMYEKMPVKCVVLKRVASIVENLRSEPEKWVQHIYLACKEVTVNSSRISKCLNVTSKNFPVRKIFEKMSSCDFFTTASFLQSFMMPLDRASQALQRSSLETGHLLSSLQHAKDSVINFPRVDGKTLAELIGEFQSGGSTSEIGNPGLERDNVAQGTRNLIKPDENSDQSKSTNDISGHVVEKMNKLLNAVSSRLDLGDEKTIEVAQILDTRLWPSDTKALQEYGNSLIRDSATSNFANIFLPDVDELLSEWNAFKLFASRCLLSLKPADVWGKLHVHYRADYPHLAKLIEVLRLFPYSPELLGKCFSTLGKARQDWRATLGLDTMEALLRIKHCGPPLKEFSAREVAEFFPAFKETCALGECKVLKMEPSADDAKARELDEESDEPARKRPCLAFQD from the exons ATGGCGACAGACGAAAATGCGGAAAGCCCAAACATCAAGGGCCGAGTACGCCTAACTACAGCTAACAGCTGGAAGTATTTTGCCGACCCAACTAACAAATGGCTCGTGATTGAAAGTGACCCCTATTGCGTGACAAAAGTTCGGTGTCGGATTTGCGCCAAATATCACGAAGAATTGAAAAGTTTCCGGAACTTTAGCAGCAGTTTTGTGACTGGGGTGACGGGTCAGAATATCAAGAAGGATAATGTTTTGAAACATCAGAAGTCTGAGCAGCATGTACGAGCGATGATGATGGAACACTGGAACAAGCCGAGTGATGGCCTAGAGGTTCCTTCCCGTATGGATAGGCTTAATGCAGCAGTTGGGACTGGATTGAAGGGACAACAACCGACTTTCATTCAATCAACTGGAGCTGCTGATGCGGTGAAAGTAAAAGTAGAAGTCACAG ATAAGCATGCGTCAAGAGGTGATGGTATGGACCAACAGATGCTGGTTCAGGAGATGGATGAAGCTAGGAGTGACATGAAAGAGGCGCCCCCTAGCAATGATGAGAATGAACTAAAAGTGACGGAACAACGGCTGATTGAACTGACATACATGATGGCGAGGGAGGAGATCGATTTTAACAAGTTCCCCGCCATTGTTGAGTTAGAAAAACATCACCAGGTGGAGCTTGGAACTGATGCCAGTCAAGAAAGCTTCGAACAATTAACAAAATGCATCGGTGAAGTTTTCCGCAAAGATTTGAAACAGGAACTCTTGGACTTGAATGATTTTTCAATCTTGATTGATCGGGTGCACGAGTTTGATGGTTTTGAAGACGTGCTGCTTGTTTATATTTTGTTTGTTGATGCAAAGACTGGTAAATTAGAGATACGGTTCTTGAAACTTGTTCCTGTTGGTGATGGGTCAAGTGAAAACATACTTTTAGCTTTGCGTGGCATCCTTGAAGACTTTGAAATTACGAGTCGTTTTGATAAACTTATCGGTCTAGGTTATGATGGGATTGATGCAAGTTTTGATCTGAGAAATGAGACTCTGGCCTTTTTTCGCGGACATGTGTCCTGGTTGGTGGGTGGCAGTGGTTACAGCCATAGGTTAGAAGAATCGGTGAAAGAAATGCTTTCCGGCCAAAAAATGGCGGAGGTGATTGAAGTTTTGATACTGATGAAGCGCATGTATGAAAAGATGCCAGTTAAGTGCGTTGTTCTTAAACGGGTGGCCTCGATCGTTGAGAATCTGAGATCCGAACCAGAAAAATGGGTGCAGCATATTTACCTTGCTTGTAAGGAAGTTACTGTCAATAGTTCCCGCATATCAAAATGCCTCAATGTGACATCAAAAAACTTTCCGGTtcgcaaaatatttgaaaagatgAGTTCCTGTGATTTCTTCACAACTGCATCGTTTCTTCAGAGTTTTATGATGCCGCTGGATCGAGCATCACAAGCGTTACAGCGTAGTTCTCTAGAAACTGGACATTTGCTTTCTTCTTTGCAACATGCCAAGGATTCGGTCATCAACTTTCCTCGTGTTGATGGCAAGACGTTGGCAGAACTTATTGGGGAGTTTCAGAGTGGTGGCTCAACTTCTGAAATAGGTAACCCGGGGCTGGAGCGAGATAATGTGGCCCAGGGGACCAGAAATCTCATCAAGCCAGATGAAAACTCAGACCAGTCGAAATCAACAAATGATATCTCAGGTCATGTCGTCGAGAAGATGAACAAACTACTTAATGCTGTCAGTTCCAGACTGGATTTGGGTGATGAGAAAACAATAGAAGTGGCTCAAATTTTGGACACAAGACTTTGGCCCTCGGATACAAAGGCCCTTCAAGAGTATGGGAACAGTCTGATTAGAGACTCCGCCACCTCAAACTTTGCAAACATCTTTCTCCCGGACGTTGATGAGCTCCTGTCTGAATGGAATGCATTCAAACTGTTTGCCAGTCGGTGTCTGCTGAGTTTGAAGCCAGCCGATGTCTGGGGAAAGCTCCACGTCCACTACCGAGCAGACTACCCGCACTTGGCCAAGCTCATCGAAGTCTTGAGGCTGTTTCCTTACAGCCCCGAGTTGTTGGGGAAATGTTTCTCGACGCTGGGGAAGGCTAGACAAGACTGGCGAGCCACCCTTGGGCTTGACACCATGGAAGCTTTGCTGAGGATAAAGCACTGTGGTCCACCTTTAAAAGAATTCAGTGCAAGAGAAGTCGCGGAATTCTTTCCTGCATTCAAGGAGACTTGTGCTCTTGGTGAGTGTAAAGTGCTGAAGATGGAGCCCAGTGCTGATGATGCTAAGGCAAGGGAATTGGACGAGGAAAGTGATGAGCCTGCCCGTAAAAGGCCTTGTCTGGCATTTCAAGACTAA
- the LOC135494678 gene encoding integral membrane protein GPR180-like, which produces MYISVQLYTSFILLSCLAIFEKASAKVVVGTFSSFQAKHAVGEVLADEFCFSGDGSLIKYKLDIEHVEGISHQLKLYAYVAQEYMTRDEALVSDNGSCQQMLGKASFSFLLSAEGNHSLPSLPGFRRWTLVLADQYTCEETFREKDTLIEYEIELLNPDSLGIPANHFSCDEFGLLKFYQLLNLALFVIGCIFAPQLVQTLSKKGPMHLVLCLLTSAAGSQVISSLFMLFHLYSFSSNGQGSSFFETLSELLDLVSQFLMLHMLVSISLGWTLAGPQKPSHLDMLKTKPAVQIVGILGLLQGVLFIWEQLRDMDHRLFHPPSNMAGTILLMLRVLLAAMFSGNLLFVMQFERSALKREFYARFAECCLLWFMCYPVFLSLSWFVGDYYCYQFLTVTVVLCEATAVLLLYKLFLSRSLYWEVSALSSSLPLYRMDRGGRADKSKPKSLSIKISS; this is translated from the exons ATGTACATCTCCGTGCAACTATACACATCATTTATTCTGTTATCATGCCTTGCAATCTTTGAGAAAGCGTCTGCCAAAGTCGTTGTGGGTACCTTCAGCAGTTTTCAAGCAAAGCATGCTGTCGGTGAAGTGCTTGCAGatgaattttgtttttcag GTGATGGCTCATTGATCAAATATAAACTGGACATTGAACATGTCGAAGGAATCTCACATCAGTTGAAGCTCTACGCTTATGTCGCCCAGGAGTATATGACAAGGGATGAAGCACTGGTCTCCGACAATGGTAGCTGTCAGCAAATGCTGGGGAAAGCAAGCTTTTCTT TTCTACTATCAGCCGAAGGAAACCATTCCCTCCCAAGTCTTCCAGGATTCCGTAGGTGGACCCTTGTGCTAGCAGATCAGTACACATGTGAAGAAACCTTTCGAGAGAAGGACACCCTTATCGAATATGAAATTGAGTTGTTGAATCCTGATTCTCTAGGCATACCAGCCAATCATTTCAGCTGCGATGAATTCG GTCTTCTGAAATTTTACCAACTTCTCAACCTTGCATTATTCGTGATCGGCTGCATCTTTGCTCCTCAGCTAGTTCAGACGCTATCAAAGAAAGGACCAATGCACCTTGTGCTGTGTCTCCTTACCAGCGCTGCCGGATCTCAAGTCATTAGCTCACTGTTCATGCTATTCCATCTATACAG CTTTTCATCAAATGGTCAGGGGTCATCCTTCTTTGAAACATTATCAGAGT TACTAGATCTGGTGTCACAGTTCCTAATGCTACATATGTTAGTCAGCATATCTCTCGGCTGGACGTTGGCAGGACCTCAAAAGCCCTCTCATTTAGACATGCTAAAAACAAAGCCGGCTGTGCAGATAGTGGGTATTCTAGGCCTGTTACAG GGTGTATTATTCATCTGGGAGCAACTACGGGATATGGATCACCGACTCTTCCATCCGCCCAGCAACATGGCAGGGACAATATTACTCATGCTGCGAGTCCTACTGGCGGCCATGTTTTCGGGTAATCTCCTTTTCGTGATGCAGTTTGAGAGAAGTGCCTTGAAAAGAGAGTTTTATGCTAGGTTTGCCGAG TGCTGTTTGTTATGGTTCATGTGTTATCCAGTATTCCTGTCATTATCATGGTTTGTAGGAGACTATTATTGTTACCAG tttttgaccgTCACAGTGGTGCTATGTGAAGCTACTGCAGTTCTTCTGTTATATAAACTTTTCCTTTCGCGGAGTTTGTACTGGGAGGTGTCCGCATTGTCAAGCAGTTTACCGTTATACCGGATGGACCGTGGTGGCCGAGCGGACAAATCGAAACCGAAAAGTTTATCCATCAAAATCAGCTCCTGA